Part of the Arthrobacter sp. MMS18-M83 genome is shown below.
CGAGTTGTTCGTCCTACCTACGTTGCCGGTGTTGCCGGAAGCAGCGCGGATCCTCGGCACCTCCGGCGTCGGCACGGGAGCCCAGGACATCTTCTGGGAAGACGAAGGCGCGTACACCGGTGAAGTCGGCGGAAAAATGGTGGCAGAACTTGGCGGACGCTATGTCGAAGTCGGGCACGCAGAACGCCGCCGCATCTTCGGCGAGGATGAAACAATCATCGGGCTCAAGACCGCGGCAGCCTACCGCAACGGCCTCACCCCCGTTCTCTGCGTCGGCGAACTCAACTCCGGATCCCCCGAAGAAGCCATCGCCCACTGCACCGCCGAAATCGACGCCGCCCTCAAACGGGCGCAATCGCTCGGTCCCCTGAGCCGGACCATCGTGGCCTACGAACCACAGTGGGCCATCGGCGCACCGGAACCTGCGACGCCCGAGTACATCAGCGCCGTGGTCCGCGGCCTGGACGAGCACCTCCGGAACCTGCCGGGACAGTCCGAGAGCAGGGTCATCTACGGCGGCAGCGCAGGA
Proteins encoded:
- a CDS encoding triose-phosphate isomerase family protein translates to MSRPANPAASPSAVIGVSLKMYFGYERTLEYCREVATIAAAHPAVLSGEIELFVLPTLPVLPEAARILGTSGVGTGAQDIFWEDEGAYTGEVGGKMVAELGGRYVEVGHAERRRIFGEDETIIGLKTAAAYRNGLTPVLCVGELNSGSPEEAIAHCTAEIDAALKRAQSLGPLSRTIVAYEPQWAIGAPEPATPEYISAVVRGLDEHLRNLPGQSESRVIYGGSAGPGLISQLDMSVAGLFLGRFAHDPKALKTILDEAATRLAATAGVSPKGVRA